The region ACATGAAGCGTGTGCCAGCCACCATTGGAAGCTCGTGAGATAGCTGCATGTTGCTTCCTCCGAGCTTGCTGTTGATCTTGAGGGCAAGGTTGGACAAGTACTGGTCCTGGCCCTTGCCTTCTTTGTTCGCCAGCTGGGTCAAGAGACACTGGGTTTGGATCCCCAGCTCTATCTCGCAGATCAGCTTCAGCGTCTTGTACCCAGGGTGCAGCTCAGACATCGGGCAGAAGAGGAGCTGCAGCTTCTGCCTCTTCTCCTCCGCAGCCTCCTTCGCTTTCCTGAGCTCCCTACGTAGTTTGTCCGGATCAGATAGCACCAACATTGCTGACTTGTGCACAAGGCTTGGCTCATAGGACATGGTAATACCAAGATTATTGCACTTGCTGACAATCTTTGCAATAAAGGCATCCCTGAAAAGAGTCTCCTGTCCACTGAAATCGAGCACGCCCCAGCACTCGAGAGACTGGCCTTCAAATATTTTGTGATCCTGGAGGTTCCACTGGCGGTTAGCAAGACGAATACTCAATTCTTTAGAGCCACCCAGTTTTAGCACTGGGGGGAGAAGGATCCTGCCGGTCACTTCTGTCATCTGTGTATCCAATGAAATCTTGAATTGCTCGCCTCTGTTTCCTCCTCTGCAAGTAAAATGATCATTAGTACCCCGTAATAAAAATGAATTCCTTTCAGTAATTATTCACTAAGCATCAGATCCTTTTTTGAAGAAACGCAAAGATCAGTTCCTTCCAAAGAAAGAAAATGACAGCAAATACTTAAGTAAGAATTACGTAAGTGGGCAGTGAATTGAAAAATATACTGATAACACAGTTAAACTTCAGATTTATTTCACACACATGTTCTGCTGTAGAGGTATTGTTAACACAGAAAAGAAAAACTATTGTATCAAACTTCTAGCAAATTATATTGCACTGGAATTACTTTCTAAGCAGCAAGTAAATTATGTGATATATTAGGTTTCTAGACTGAAAAAAGGAAAGAATGGATGGCCATGCGTATGCAGAAGTAGAAGGGTGCCCAAACACAAAATAGTTACCTGCAAGGCCCATCCAATCCATCATTAACCATTCGCTCAATCCTAATTTTCCGCTCATCTGATGGGGGTGGCCTCCTCGGTTCCTGGCTGGAATCCTTGGGATACTTCTGACATCTATGAAGCCTACAAAGCTCAATCGGGACATTGTTTGGCTTGTCCGTTCTCTTGCTCAAAACCAAGCATGGAAGCATCTTATACTGAATATCCTCCCCGTACTGCTGACGATAATACTGAACAAGCTCCCAACTCTTATCTACTTTGAACTCCTTGAAGGTTATCTGTTCAGCATTTTCAGCCGTCAAGTCTTGAACCTTGTACTTCCGAACTGTCGGCGCATCCCTTTTTCCTTCAGAGGACTTCTTCTGGTAACTCACGGTAATACACAGGCCTCTGAGCTGACTCTTCAAATATTCCCACTCTTCCTTGTCTAGAGCTGGACTACGGGGGTTAAGGTGGTTCCTTCTGCCAAAGCGCTTCAGCAAGTGCTCAACAAGATCCAGAACACGGCTTTCAGGTTTGCAGAAGTCCATAACTGAATAGTCCACACATAAGACTAGCCCTTGCTTGGTGGGTTTTAGGGTCTGCTTCGTTCCCCCTAGAGCTTGGACATGAACATGATTGGAGTCCTCAAGAACTAACCAGTGTGGTGAATATAACGTCTGCCCAATGATAATCTTTTCATAGCTGGAGGCTTGACGGACAATGACATCAAGAGCCTGCAAAACATTCCTAGGCACATGCTCATCAGAGGGTAACTGCAGCTTGTCCTTGAACTGTAGTGAGGCATTGTAGGTCCGTGACCGAACTGACACAAGGAGGGATAAACCTTCTGGCAGTTCGGCAAAGGAGTACAGATTGCCCTTGCCATCAGAAGCAACAGCTAATGAATTTGGAGACTGCTGAAGCATCTTCAAGAGTTGAACCTTTACAAAATTCTGATCTGCCATGGAGAGCTCCAAGTCTCCTGATGCCTCTGGAGAAACTTGGGCGAGCTTGACACTGTAGTGAAAGATACTTGATTCCCCAAACTTGATGCTAAAGTGGTTcacccaaagtttgacttctacctCTTCAATGGGGCCAATTTTTCTGACTGAAGGGAGGAAAAACAACAGTTAGAAACAGCAAAGTTTTACACAAGGAAAGCAGTAACATAGAATGCTTGTCAAAGAGGGGGACTGTGGGATAAAAAAAAACTACAGTGTCTCAAATTAAAATGCTGAAGTAAATGTAGCTATAAGGAGAGGAAATCACTCAACGTTTCCAAGTTCAGATAGTAGATGGCCCCCTGCACTGCAATTTCATTTTAGTTCATACCCTTGCTACTACAAAAAGGTACCCCCAAAAGGCCAAAGTTCTTATCCATGCTGACTCCAAACCATAGCATGAAGCAACCGATCAATTGATGCATGCATGCAAGCCtacttatgaaataaagcattcctAAGAAGAAAAAACCCGAAAGAATCAGATACAGTGAAAACCGAGGCTTTCTTGTCTTCTGATGAAGGATTCGGTAGTTCACCGATGTTATAAATGTTATGAAACCACATGGTGACATACCAAACTACTCAGGTTCCTCTAGTTCTATCTGACAAGATTTCCATTTATCTCATGTGATGTGCATCCTATCAAACAAACATCTGCCATCTCAAAATTACGGAACAGAGTTTACTAACAACAGTTTTAAAGTTCAGTTAACATAGTTGAGTTCATCACCACATTATCCTCACACTTTTTCAAGCAAAACAGGACTGTAATGACCCTATCAAACTAAGAATCAAACGCTTCCTATGGATTCAAGACACAA is a window of Triticum dicoccoides isolate Atlit2015 ecotype Zavitan chromosome 2B, WEW_v2.0, whole genome shotgun sequence DNA encoding:
- the LOC119365338 gene encoding protein argonaute 2-like, whose translation is MANRRGGGGGGGRDGGRDSGDKRGGGGGRNRGRGGGRAAPPAGGRGPRDEVDETRGGGSTPVGDQNRGGGASRGLGQYRGGGGADRDRGASSYARGGNRGPGGEDYGRVDNSYGRYQSPGGGGGDPSGSRGRGGRGSGSNGPRDPYHHGGEQGRGAGGGDHGGVGGPYGGYQGRGGGEDYYPSRWHGGGRGSCGYYPAPQEERRRDKYPQQFAATPSPKKIPSKEVASPSRPGVRKIGPIEEVEVKLWVNHFSIKFGESSIFHYSVKLAQVSPEASGDLELSMADQNFVKVQLLKMLQQSPNSLAVASDGKGNLYSFAELPEGLSLLVSVRSRTYNASLQFKDKLQLPSDEHVPRNVLQALDVIVRQASSYEKIIIGQTLYSPHWLVLEDSNHVHVQALGGTKQTLKPTKQGLVLCVDYSVMDFCKPESRVLDLVEHLLKRFGRRNHLNPRSPALDKEEWEYLKSQLRGLCITVSYQKKSSEGKRDAPTVRKYKVQDLTAENAEQITFKEFKVDKSWELVQYYRQQYGEDIQYKMLPCLVLSKRTDKPNNVPIELCRLHRCQKYPKDSSQEPRRPPPSDERKIRIERMVNDGLDGPCRGGNRGEQFKISLDTQMTEVTGRILLPPVLKLGGSKELSIRLANRQWNLQDHKIFEGQSLECWGVLDFSGQETLFRDAFIAKIVSKCNNLGITMSYEPSLVHKSAMLVLSDPDKLRRELRKAKEAAEEKRQKLQLLFCPMSELHPGYKTLKLICEIELGIQTQCLLTQLANKEGKGQDQYLSNLALKINSKLGGSNMQLSHELPMVAGTRFMFIGADVNHPPPGDTVSPSIAAVVASMDCPSASQYVPRIHAQKGRKEKIDNLGTMCKELIQVYKERNGGFKPDKIIYFRDGVSDEQFDMVRKEELVSMKKGICEDDYSPTITVVVAKKRHHTRLFPKDENELQTTNGNVLPGTVVDTVVVDQSEEEDFFLCSHDGLHGTSRPTHYYMLEDDNGFNRVDLQKLVYSMCFVFARCTKPVSLTAPIKYADIAAYRGRDYCDSRMASLQFQAVEFPELRVHPDLRDKMFFV